CACATGGATGTTCCAGTTCAACGATTCGATTCAGACATATCGGGTCGCCGTGTTCCATACACCAGCCTCCGCTCCCGGCGAAGTGGTATGGAACAACATCACGCATGTATTCGGAACGGAGGGCACCCACAGAATCACCTTGAACATCAGCGATGCGCTCCCTCCGAACCAGGTGTGGCCTCACAATGTGTCTCAGGACATCAGTGCTAATGTGATGGCAAACAGGGTCCCGATGATGACGGAGATTTCTGCATTTCCATCGAATCCTGTTATGATGGACGTGTCGCTAGGGTATGTCCTGGTCGAATTCACGGTTGGGACCTACGACATGGACGGAGACGTTCTCACAGTTGTTTGGGACTTCGGGGATGGTTCCCCGAGCGCTACGAACCTGTCGGACGGGGGACCATCCGTCTATTACTTCGTCCAGAATCACAACTACACTAGCACCGGGAACTACAATGTCACAGTGACCGTAAGCGACGGACGGACCGGTCACGATGTCACCAAGTTCCTCGTGTTGCATGTTACTTCGAATGACCTTCCACCGACGATCATGAGCTGGACCTCGATTCCAGGAAGCAACGCATATGTTGGCGAGCCGATCACGTTCACGCTCGTTATAGCTGATCCTGAGCAAGACCCGATTGAGCTTGTCTGGAACTTCACTGATGGGAGCTCGCTTGTGTACGTGAACCTGACTGAGTTTGTGGATGGTAACACTACAAGTGTCGTCGAGCATTCATTTGCGTCTGCTGGAGCACATGAAGTCAAGGTGCAGTTCACCGATAACAAGGACGGTCTCTTTAATCACATCATCACGTCAACATATTCCATTGATGTGATCCCGGATGACGTGTCTCCGGTTGCCAACGCCGGAATGAACCTAACCGTGCCTCCCGGGACCTTGGTCCAGTTCAATGGGTCCGGCTCTCATGACAATGTGAACATTGTGACCTACACATGGACGTTCATCTACGATGGAGCACCGGTCACGCTTACTGATCCTGAACCGGTCTTCACATTCTTGATTTATGGTGTCTACGACGTCACCCTCAATGTGACAGATGCTGCGGGCAACTTTGACACAGCCACTGTGCGGATCACCGTCGAGCCGGTTATCCCAGAGTTCCCAAATGCGCTGGTTCCAATTGTCGGAATACTGGTGTTGTTCATCGGGGCTGCAATCAGGCGTGGATCAAGAGAAGACTAGGCGCCAGACTTCTGGCTGCTGTTCTGGACCAAGCATAGATAGTCGATGTGCGTCTGCTGGGATTTGTATCCCTGAAGAGCTAGTAGGTCGCAACTCGGATTCAACCATCAAGGGATTGAGGCTGGGGCCAAAACTATTTCCCATCTTCTTCCTTTTCATTCTCTCGAAGGCTAGTGTGAGTCATGACCGAGATGCTATACATGAAGGACGTCGAATCGAACTACATCAAGGAGTTCGATGCGAAGGTCATCGAGCGTGGGTTCGATTACGTAGTGCTTGACAGGACTGCCTTCTATCCGCTGGGGGGTGGACAGCCTTCTGACACCGGTTGGCTCGAATGGCCGGGCGGCAAGGCTGAGGTCAGAGAGGTGACCAAGAAGGAGGGCGTGAAGCACCATTTGGTTCAGAACCCAGACATCGTCCCCGAGCTAGTGTACGGCGCAATCAACTGGGAGCGAAGGTACGCCCATATGAGGATGCACACCGCACAGCACATAGTCTCTGGCGTCGTCTACGATCTCTACAAGGCCCGGACCGTGGGCAACCAGCTCTATCACGATCGCTCGAGAATAGATTTCGCACCTGTCAAGTTCACAGATGAGATGATATCCGACGTCGAGAGGAAGTGCAACGAGATACTCGCTTCCGGAGCAAAGGTCGAGATATGTACCACTTCTCGAATAGAACTCGAGAAGGAAGTCGATGTCCAAAGGGCCAGCCTCGATCTCCTGCCGAAGTCCGTCCAGGAACTTCGAGTTGTCAGGATTGAGCAGTATGATGTTTGTCCTTGCGCAGGCACCCATGTGCGCTCCCTTTCTGAGCTGGGCAATGTCAAGATCACCAAGCGCGAGAACAAGGGAAAGGATCGCGAGCGGATCACTTACGAGCTCGTCTAGTAATGGATTTCTGCCGCTGTAGAACTTGGAATCTGGTTCATTGCCATTGCTCGTTGGAGCCCTAGGGAATCCAGCTAAACACTTAAGTACACCGGCGGTGGTTATTCGTGCCAGAGGATCAGAATGGCAGGGGTAGGAACGGCAGCACAAGTATCAAAGATGTCAATGATGTTCAGCGCGGCATTCGCAGTGATAGGAATAGGTCTGCTTTACTTGGCCATCGTGATATCCGATGCCTCCAATGAGATGAAAGTGATCTGGGCGAGCGGCCTGTCGCTTACGGTCGCCTTCGTGTTCTTGCTAGTGTGGTCAATGGCGAAGGACTCGATCAAAACCTACGAGAGAGAGCTGAAGCGGAAAATATCCCCATAGACAGGCCCAGGCTCTAGACCACCTTTCTGTTGCTCCCGTTGCTCCTATCGATATCCAGGGCTGCGTCGAGCAGGAGCTCCATGAGGTCGACGACCTTGATACCTGGAACAGTCCTGAGTTGCGTCTCGCAGAAGGGACATGAGGTGACAAGAGTCGTGGCTCCTGTCGCCTTTGCCTCTGCAATCCTCTTGGCCGATAAGTCTCGTGA
This genomic interval from Candidatus Thermoplasmatota archaeon contains the following:
- a CDS encoding PKD domain-containing protein, with the translated sequence TWMFQFNDSIQTYRVAVFHTPASAPGEVVWNNITHVFGTEGTHRITLNISDALPPNQVWPHNVSQDISANVMANRVPMMTEISAFPSNPVMMDVSLGYVLVEFTVGTYDMDGDVLTVVWDFGDGSPSATNLSDGGPSVYYFVQNHNYTSTGNYNVTVTVSDGRTGHDVTKFLVLHVTSNDLPPTIMSWTSIPGSNAYVGEPITFTLVIADPEQDPIELVWNFTDGSSLVYVNLTEFVDGNTTSVVEHSFASAGAHEVKVQFTDNKDGLFNHIITSTYSIDVIPDDVSPVANAGMNLTVPPGTLVQFNGSGSHDNVNIVTYTWTFIYDGAPVTLTDPEPVFTFLIYGVYDVTLNVTDAAGNFDTATVRITVEPVIPEFPNALVPIVGILVLFIGAAIRRGSRED
- a CDS encoding alanyl-tRNA editing protein, encoding MTEMLYMKDVESNYIKEFDAKVIERGFDYVVLDRTAFYPLGGGQPSDTGWLEWPGGKAEVREVTKKEGVKHHLVQNPDIVPELVYGAINWERRYAHMRMHTAQHIVSGVVYDLYKARTVGNQLYHDRSRIDFAPVKFTDEMISDVERKCNEILASGAKVEICTTSRIELEKEVDVQRASLDLLPKSVQELRVVRIEQYDVCPCAGTHVRSLSELGNVKITKRENKGKDRERITYELV